One genomic region from Pseudomonas hormoni encodes:
- a CDS encoding pirin family protein, translating into MKNIIGIYTSPRTHWVGDGFPVRTLFSYDNLGKHISPFLLLDHAGPAEFTPTTERRGVGQHPHRGFETVTIVYKGELEHRDSTGSGGKIGPGDVQWMTAASGILHEEFHSEGFAKTGGTLEMVQLWVNLPARDKMADAGYQTILDGDIPSIPLKDKAGSLRLIAGEFDGHTGPARTFTPVDVWDLRLNGGKLLTLDLHEGRNTALVVLRGTVQVNGLELVREGQLALFERNGNQINLEANNDAVVLLLSGEPIDEPIVGHGPFVMNSEQEIHQAFADFQSGRFGQMHG; encoded by the coding sequence ATGAAAAACATCATCGGCATCTACACCAGCCCACGGACCCATTGGGTTGGCGACGGTTTTCCGGTTCGTACGCTGTTTTCCTACGACAACCTGGGCAAACACATCAGCCCGTTTTTGCTGCTCGATCACGCCGGTCCCGCTGAATTCACGCCGACCACCGAGCGTCGTGGCGTTGGTCAGCATCCGCACCGCGGTTTTGAAACCGTGACTATCGTTTACAAGGGCGAACTGGAGCACCGCGACTCCACCGGCAGCGGCGGCAAGATCGGCCCGGGCGATGTGCAATGGATGACCGCCGCCTCGGGAATTCTCCACGAAGAATTCCACTCCGAAGGCTTCGCCAAAACCGGCGGCACCCTCGAAATGGTGCAGCTGTGGGTCAACCTGCCAGCCAGGGACAAAATGGCCGATGCCGGTTACCAGACGATTCTCGACGGCGACATCCCAAGCATCCCGCTCAAGGACAAGGCCGGCAGCCTGCGCCTGATCGCCGGCGAGTTCGACGGCCACACCGGTCCTGCGCGGACATTCACCCCGGTCGACGTCTGGGACCTGCGCCTCAACGGCGGCAAGTTGCTGACCCTCGATCTGCATGAAGGTCGCAACACCGCGTTGGTCGTGCTGCGCGGCACGGTTCAGGTCAACGGCCTGGAGCTGGTGCGCGAAGGGCAGTTGGCGTTGTTCGAACGCAATGGTAACCAGATCAATCTGGAAGCCAATAACGACGCAGTGGTGTTGCTGCTCAGCGGCGAGCCGATCGACGAACCGATCGTCGGCCATGGCCCGTTCGTGATGAACAGCGAGCAGGAAATTCACCAGGCTTTTGCTGACTTCCAGTCCGGCCGGTTTGGCCAGATGCACGGTTGA
- a CDS encoding FecR domain-containing protein: MNSSMINPQILGEAADWLVQLHSGTATPSDHQAIAHWRNRSAEHAQAWLRAEALLGEVRSVPANLAIQTLQRAARKEGLSRRQTLTRVGLFLMAGPLGFASQHMPWQQWTADQRTAVGEQKRLQLPDGSELLLNTESAVNIAFNGHERRVMLLDGEALISAARDPGARPFIVETPQCITRATSARFCVRIHGSRSQVSVLEGLVDVTPLLLSQSATLKAGERQSFKPDRSDPVERFDTSALAWDKGMLLANNMRLDELLGELSRYRPGVLRCHADVAGLRVSGAFSLRDTDASLRLLSDTLPLKISSLTRYWMSVEPQV, from the coding sequence ATGAATTCGTCGATGATCAACCCGCAGATTCTCGGCGAAGCCGCCGACTGGCTGGTGCAGCTGCATTCTGGCACCGCAACGCCGTCCGACCATCAGGCCATTGCCCATTGGCGCAACCGCAGTGCCGAGCATGCCCAGGCCTGGCTGCGGGCCGAAGCGCTGCTCGGCGAGGTTCGCAGCGTTCCGGCCAACCTCGCCATCCAGACCCTGCAGCGCGCTGCGCGCAAAGAAGGCCTCAGCCGTCGCCAGACCCTCACACGTGTGGGTTTGTTTTTAATGGCCGGCCCTTTGGGCTTCGCCTCGCAACATATGCCTTGGCAACAATGGACCGCCGATCAGCGTACCGCCGTGGGCGAACAGAAACGCCTGCAATTGCCCGACGGTAGCGAGCTGCTGCTCAACACGGAAAGTGCAGTCAACATTGCCTTCAACGGGCATGAGCGGCGCGTCATGTTGCTGGATGGCGAAGCGTTGATCAGCGCCGCGAGGGATCCCGGAGCTCGGCCGTTTATCGTTGAAACCCCGCAATGCATTACCCGTGCGACGAGTGCCCGGTTTTGCGTGCGGATCCATGGCTCGCGAAGTCAGGTGTCCGTGCTCGAAGGGCTCGTGGACGTCACGCCGCTGTTGCTTTCACAGAGCGCCACCCTCAAGGCCGGTGAACGCCAGAGCTTCAAGCCCGACCGGTCCGACCCGGTGGAACGTTTCGACACCAGCGCCCTGGCCTGGGACAAGGGCATGTTGCTGGCCAACAATATGCGCCTGGATGAATTGCTCGGCGAATTGAGCCGCTACCGTCCCGGCGTGTTGCGCTGTCATGCCGATGTCGCGGGTTTGCGGGTGTCGGGGGCCTTTTCCCTGCGCGATACCGACGCCAGCCTGCGCCTGCTCAGCGATACGCTGCCGCTTAAAATCAGCAGCCTGACCCGATACTGGATGTCGGTCGAACCGCAGGTGTGA
- a CDS encoding HlyD family secretion protein — translation MTSMPHVEPDLAVPVTTPKPPLLKRLILLTLAIAALVFAGIYAAHWWTAGRFIEETDDAYIGGDVTVIGPKVAGYIEEVLVTDNQKVKAGDVLIRLDSRDYRANLAKAEGAVAAEEALLANLDATEQLQQAVIGQARAGIDAAGAETARSRDDNARYKKLVSSNAVSVESAQRADATFKTAQALSSKAQAELLAAQRQLNVIATQKQQARAALMQARAERDLAQLNVGYTELRAPMDGVIGNRRARVGAYAQAGSQQLSVVPASGLWVDANFKEDQLAHMTPGQRVVIRADVLSGQVFHGHLDSLAPASGSQFSVLPPENATGNFTKIVQRVPVRIVLDPADGVLGHLRPGLSVTAEVDTRKAPETPAVASAP, via the coding sequence ATGACCAGCATGCCCCACGTTGAGCCCGACCTGGCTGTCCCGGTGACCACTCCAAAGCCTCCCCTGCTCAAACGCCTGATCTTGCTGACCCTGGCCATCGCCGCCCTGGTGTTCGCGGGCATCTATGCGGCCCATTGGTGGACCGCCGGCCGTTTCATCGAAGAAACCGACGATGCCTACATCGGTGGCGATGTGACGGTTATCGGGCCGAAGGTCGCGGGTTACATCGAAGAAGTGCTGGTCACCGACAACCAGAAAGTGAAGGCCGGCGATGTGCTGATCCGCCTCGACTCCCGCGACTATCGCGCCAACCTGGCCAAAGCCGAAGGCGCGGTGGCGGCTGAAGAAGCCCTGCTCGCCAACCTCGACGCCACCGAACAACTGCAACAGGCGGTGATCGGTCAGGCCCGCGCCGGGATCGATGCCGCCGGCGCCGAAACCGCCCGGTCGCGGGATGACAACGCACGCTACAAAAAACTGGTGAGCAGCAATGCCGTCTCGGTAGAAAGCGCCCAGCGCGCGGACGCCACCTTCAAGACGGCTCAAGCGCTCAGCTCGAAAGCCCAGGCCGAACTGCTGGCCGCGCAACGTCAGTTGAACGTGATCGCCACGCAGAAACAACAAGCCCGCGCCGCGCTGATGCAGGCCCGCGCCGAGCGTGATCTGGCGCAACTGAACGTCGGTTACACCGAGTTGCGCGCGCCGATGGATGGCGTGATCGGCAATCGCCGGGCGCGGGTCGGCGCGTATGCGCAGGCCGGTTCGCAACAGTTGTCGGTGGTGCCGGCGAGTGGGCTGTGGGTCGATGCCAACTTCAAGGAAGACCAACTGGCGCACATGACCCCCGGCCAACGTGTGGTGATCCGTGCCGACGTGCTTTCGGGGCAGGTTTTCCACGGTCATCTGGACAGCCTCGCGCCGGCCAGTGGTTCGCAGTTCAGCGTGTTGCCACCGGAAAACGCCACCGGCAACTTCACCAAGATCGTGCAACGGGTGCCGGTGCGGATCGTGCTCGATCCGGCCGATGGCGTGCTCGGCCATCTGCGCCCGGGCCTGTCAGTGACCGCTGAAGTGGATACGCGCAAGGCGCCTGAAACCCCAGCCGTGGCCAGCGCACCATGA
- a CDS encoding carboxymuconolactone decarboxylase family protein, with protein MKARTDFYTASPDALKAMIALETAVSKLPLEKNLIELVKLRASQINGCAFCIDMHTADAIKGGETPRRLFAVTAWREAPFFSDRERAALLWTESLTQLSLTHAPDEDYEVVSAQFTPREMVDLTVAISTINSWNRLAVGFRKTPQA; from the coding sequence ATGAAAGCTCGTACCGATTTCTACACCGCTTCCCCTGATGCACTGAAAGCCATGATCGCCCTGGAAACCGCCGTTTCGAAGCTGCCGCTGGAAAAGAACCTGATTGAACTGGTCAAGCTGCGTGCGTCGCAAATCAACGGCTGCGCCTTCTGCATCGACATGCACACCGCCGATGCCATCAAGGGCGGGGAAACCCCGCGTCGCCTGTTCGCCGTGACAGCCTGGCGCGAGGCACCATTCTTCAGCGATCGCGAACGTGCTGCGCTGCTCTGGACCGAATCCCTGACCCAACTGAGCCTCACCCACGCTCCGGACGAAGACTACGAAGTGGTCAGCGCGCAGTTCACGCCAAGGGAAATGGTCGACCTGACCGTGGCGATTTCCACCATCAACAGCTGGAATCGTCTGGCTGTGGGTTTCCGCAAAACACCTCAGGCCTGA
- a CDS encoding DHA2 family efflux MFS transporter permease subunit — protein MSRALAVPAQPFNAASMATATKVFAFATMCIGMFIALLDIQIVSASLRDIGGGLSAGTDETAWVQTSYLIAEIIVIPLSGWLSRVFSTRWLFCASAVGFTLASLLCGAAWNIQSMIAFRALQGFLGGSMIPLVFTTAFFFFTGKQRVIAAATIGAVASLAPTLGPVIGGWITDVSSWHWLFYINLVPGIFVAVAVPMLVKIDQPELSLLKGADYLSMVFLALFLGCLEYTLEEGPRWNWFSDRTILTTAWISALAGLAFIGRTLHVANPIVDLRALKDRNFALGCFFSFVTGIGLFATIYLTPLFLGRVRGYGALDIGLAVFSTGVFQIMAIPLYAFLANRIDLRWIMMTGLGLFALSMWDFSPITHDWGAKELMLPQALRGIAQQLAVPPAVTLTLGGLAPARLKHASGLFNLMRNLGGAIGIAACATILNDRTNLHFTRLAENLNSTNEALNQWLSQVGNNFAALGQSGDAGVTASLHQLWLLTFREAQTQTYGDAFLMIGVCFVIATAMVPLMRKVQPPAAPSADAH, from the coding sequence ATGAGCCGCGCCCTCGCCGTCCCTGCGCAACCGTTCAATGCCGCCAGCATGGCGACGGCGACCAAGGTGTTTGCCTTCGCCACCATGTGCATCGGCATGTTCATTGCGCTGCTGGACATCCAGATCGTCTCCGCGTCATTGCGCGATATCGGCGGCGGACTCTCGGCGGGCACTGACGAAACCGCGTGGGTGCAAACCAGCTACCTGATCGCCGAAATCATCGTGATTCCGCTGTCCGGCTGGCTCTCGCGAGTGTTCTCGACACGCTGGCTGTTCTGCGCTTCCGCGGTGGGTTTCACCCTGGCCAGCCTGCTTTGCGGCGCGGCCTGGAACATCCAGAGCATGATCGCCTTCCGCGCACTGCAAGGGTTTCTCGGCGGCTCGATGATCCCGCTGGTGTTCACCACCGCGTTCTTTTTCTTCACCGGTAAACAACGGGTGATCGCCGCCGCGACCATCGGTGCGGTGGCGTCATTGGCGCCGACACTGGGACCGGTGATTGGTGGCTGGATCACCGACGTTTCCTCCTGGCACTGGCTGTTCTACATCAACCTGGTGCCGGGGATTTTCGTTGCGGTGGCGGTGCCGATGCTGGTGAAAATCGATCAGCCGGAACTGTCGCTGCTTAAGGGCGCCGACTACCTGAGCATGGTGTTCCTGGCGCTGTTTCTCGGCTGCCTGGAATACACCCTCGAAGAAGGCCCGCGCTGGAACTGGTTCAGTGACCGCACGATCCTGACCACCGCCTGGATCAGTGCTCTGGCGGGCCTGGCGTTCATCGGCCGAACCTTGCACGTGGCCAACCCGATTGTCGATTTGCGCGCCCTGAAAGACCGCAACTTCGCCCTCGGCTGCTTCTTCTCGTTCGTCACCGGGATCGGCCTGTTCGCCACCATTTACCTGACGCCGCTGTTTCTCGGCCGGGTGCGTGGCTACGGCGCGCTGGACATTGGTCTGGCGGTTTTCTCCACCGGGGTGTTCCAGATCATGGCGATTCCGCTGTACGCCTTTCTGGCCAACCGCATCGATCTGCGCTGGATCATGATGACCGGCCTTGGCTTGTTCGCGTTGTCGATGTGGGATTTCAGCCCGATCACCCATGACTGGGGGGCCAAGGAATTGATGTTGCCGCAAGCCCTGCGCGGGATTGCCCAGCAACTGGCGGTGCCGCCAGCGGTCACCCTGACCCTCGGCGGACTGGCGCCCGCCCGGCTCAAACATGCTTCGGGTCTGTTCAATCTGATGCGCAACCTCGGCGGCGCCATTGGCATCGCCGCCTGCGCGACCATCCTCAATGACCGGACCAACCTGCACTTCACCCGCTTGGCGGAAAACCTCAACAGCACCAACGAGGCGCTGAATCAGTGGCTGTCCCAGGTCGGCAACAACTTTGCCGCCCTCGGCCAGAGCGGTGACGCGGGTGTCACCGCCAGCCTGCATCAGTTATGGTTGCTGACCTTCCGCGAAGCACAGACGCAAACCTACGGCGACGCGTTTTTAATGATCGGAGTCTGCTTCGTCATTGCCACGGCGATGGTGCCCTTGATGCGCAAGGTGCAACCACCGGCGGCGCCGTCAGCAGATGCTCACTGA
- a CDS encoding sigma-70 family RNA polymerase sigma factor, giving the protein MSSADQPSNQHIHTLYSEHHGWLQGWLHRKLGNRCDAADLAHDTFLRLLTRQVVKPFGSEPRALLTHIAKGLVIDRWRRQDIERAYLETIAQLPVAEVPSPETRLLILETLMRIEALLRELPTVTRDTFMLSQIEGLTYAQIATRLGVSLITVKRHMRAAFIACLSVA; this is encoded by the coding sequence ATGTCGTCAGCCGACCAGCCTTCGAACCAGCACATCCACACCCTCTACAGCGAACACCACGGTTGGCTTCAGGGATGGCTGCATCGAAAACTCGGTAACCGCTGCGACGCGGCCGACCTGGCCCACGATACGTTCCTGCGCCTGTTGACCCGGCAAGTCGTCAAACCCTTTGGCAGCGAGCCCCGCGCCTTGCTGACGCACATCGCCAAGGGCCTGGTGATCGACCGCTGGCGACGTCAGGACATCGAACGCGCCTATCTGGAAACCATCGCTCAACTGCCGGTCGCCGAAGTCCCGTCGCCGGAAACCCGCCTGCTGATTCTCGAAACCCTGATGCGCATCGAAGCGCTGTTGCGCGAATTGCCGACAGTCACTCGCGACACCTTCATGCTGTCGCAGATCGAGGGGCTGACCTACGCGCAGATCGCTACACGCCTGGGTGTGTCGTTGATCACCGTCAAACGGCACATGCGCGCCGCGTTCATTGCCTGCCTGAGTGTTGCCTGA
- the dkgB gene encoding 2,5-didehydrogluconate reductase DkgB, producing MSIPAFGLGTFRLQGQVVIDSVSTGLELGYRVIDTAQIYENEAEVGEAIAASGIARDALFITSKIWVANFAKDRLIDSLKESLSKLQTDYLDLTLIHWPSPEDQVPVEEFMGALLEAKQLGLTRQIGVSNFTVDLMKQAIAAVGAEHIATNQIELHPYLQNRKVVEFAQSQGIQITSYMTLAYGEVLKDPVIQQIADRLQATPAQVTLAWAMQLGYAVIPSSTKRANLQSNLKACALTLSDADMALIAGLDRGQRLTSPKGIAPNWD from the coding sequence ATGTCTATTCCCGCATTCGGTCTTGGTACGTTTCGCTTGCAAGGCCAGGTGGTCATCGATTCGGTGAGCACCGGCCTGGAGCTGGGCTATCGAGTCATCGATACCGCACAGATCTACGAGAACGAAGCCGAGGTCGGCGAGGCCATCGCAGCCAGCGGCATCGCCCGTGACGCGCTGTTCATCACCAGCAAGATCTGGGTCGCCAACTTCGCCAAAGACCGCTTGATCGACAGCCTCAAGGAAAGCCTGAGCAAACTGCAAACCGACTACCTGGACCTGACCCTGATCCACTGGCCATCGCCGGAAGACCAGGTGCCAGTCGAAGAATTCATGGGCGCCCTGCTCGAAGCCAAACAGCTCGGTCTGACCCGCCAGATCGGCGTTTCCAACTTCACCGTCGACTTGATGAAACAGGCGATTGCCGCCGTCGGTGCCGAGCACATCGCTACCAATCAGATCGAACTGCACCCGTACCTGCAAAACCGCAAGGTCGTCGAGTTCGCGCAGAGCCAGGGCATCCAGATCACGTCCTACATGACCCTGGCTTACGGCGAAGTGCTGAAAGACCCGGTCATCCAGCAGATCGCCGATCGCCTGCAAGCAACGCCTGCGCAAGTGACGCTGGCCTGGGCGATGCAACTCGGTTACGCGGTAATTCCTTCATCCACCAAACGCGCCAACCTGCAAAGCAATCTGAAAGCCTGCGCCCTGACCCTGAGCGACGCCGACATGGCGCTGATCGCCGGTCTTGATCGCGGCCAGCGCCTGACCAGCCCCAAAGGCATCGCGCCGAACTGGGATTGA
- the ycaC gene encoding isochorismate family cysteine hydrolase YcaC, translating to MTTSYKRLDKDNAAVLLVDHQAGLLSLVRDIDPDRFKNNVLALADLAKYFKLPTILTTSFETGPNGPLVPELKALFPDAPYIARPGQINAWDNEDFVKAIKATGKKQLIIAGVVTEVCVAFPALSALAEGFEVFVVTDASGTFNELTRQSAWDRMSSSGAQLMTWFGLACELHRDWRNDVEGLATLFSNHIPDYRNLMTSYNTLTNSK from the coding sequence ATGACTACTTCTTACAAACGTCTCGACAAGGATAACGCCGCCGTTCTGTTGGTGGATCATCAGGCGGGCCTGCTGTCTCTGGTGCGGGACATCGATCCGGACCGTTTCAAGAACAACGTGCTGGCCCTGGCTGACCTGGCCAAGTACTTCAAGTTGCCGACCATCCTCACCACCAGTTTCGAAACCGGCCCCAACGGTCCGCTGGTGCCTGAACTAAAAGCGCTGTTCCCGGACGCGCCTTACATTGCTCGCCCTGGCCAGATCAATGCCTGGGACAACGAAGATTTCGTCAAGGCGATCAAGGCCACCGGCAAGAAACAACTGATCATCGCCGGGGTGGTGACCGAGGTGTGCGTGGCATTCCCGGCGCTGTCGGCCCTGGCTGAAGGCTTTGAGGTGTTCGTGGTGACCGACGCTTCCGGTACGTTCAACGAGTTGACCCGCCAATCGGCCTGGGACCGCATGTCGTCGTCCGGCGCGCAACTGATGACCTGGTTCGGCCTGGCCTGTGAGCTGCATCGCGACTGGCGCAACGACGTGGAAGGCCTGGCGACCCTGTTCTCCAACCACATCCCGGACTACCGCAATTTGATGACCAGCTACAACACGCTGACCAACAGCAAATAA
- a CDS encoding LysR substrate-binding domain-containing protein has translation MVEDLNTLYYFTQVVEHQGFAAAGRALDMPKSKLSRRIAELEERLGVRLLHRTSRHCSLTEIGQAYYQRCLAMRVEAESAAELIERNRSEPQGLVRISCPTALLNSWVGPMLTRYMLKYPLVELFIESTNRRVDLIHEGFDIALRVRFPPLENTDMVMKVLGNSTQCLVGSPAFAERLSSPASPADLSGLPSVHWGAAQREYQWELFGADGASALIRHAPRMVTDDLLALRHAVLAGIGVAHLPSVVVRDDIAAGRLVELVPGWAPKCGIVHAIFPSRRGLLPSVRALIDFLGEEFSHSDIA, from the coding sequence ATGGTGGAAGACCTCAACACCCTCTACTACTTCACCCAAGTGGTGGAACATCAGGGTTTCGCCGCGGCCGGGCGGGCACTGGACATGCCCAAATCGAAGCTCAGCCGGCGCATCGCCGAACTCGAAGAGCGCCTCGGTGTGCGTTTGCTGCATCGCACCAGTCGGCATTGTTCGCTGACGGAAATTGGCCAGGCCTATTACCAGCGCTGCCTGGCCATGCGCGTCGAGGCGGAAAGCGCCGCCGAACTGATCGAACGCAACCGCTCCGAGCCCCAGGGCCTGGTGCGCATCAGTTGCCCCACCGCACTGCTCAATTCCTGGGTCGGCCCGATGCTGACCCGCTACATGCTCAAGTACCCGCTGGTGGAGTTATTCATCGAGAGCACCAACCGCCGGGTCGACCTGATTCACGAAGGTTTCGACATTGCCCTGCGCGTTCGCTTTCCGCCGCTGGAAAACACCGACATGGTGATGAAGGTGCTGGGCAACAGCACCCAATGCCTGGTGGGCAGCCCGGCGTTCGCCGAACGACTGTCGTCACCCGCCTCTCCGGCCGACCTCAGCGGTTTGCCGAGCGTGCACTGGGGCGCGGCGCAGCGTGAATATCAGTGGGAGTTGTTCGGCGCGGACGGCGCCAGTGCGCTGATTCGGCACGCGCCGCGCATGGTCACCGATGACCTGCTGGCCTTGCGTCACGCAGTACTCGCGGGTATCGGCGTCGCGCACCTGCCCAGCGTGGTGGTGCGCGATGACATCGCCGCCGGACGCCTGGTGGAACTGGTGCCGGGGTGGGCGCCCAAGTGCGGGATCGTCCACGCGATCTTCCCGTCGCGTCGTGGACTACTGCCGTCAGTGCGGGCGTTGATCGACTTTCTGGGGGAGGAATTCAGTCACAGCGATATTGCGTGA
- a CDS encoding PaaI family thioesterase translates to MQSPNREATLAQWIAQEDAMRARLAGPGSLSMAEVSALSPSEFFDGIGNGELPSPPIGTLMDFIPIEWSAGLFVFQGTPDSRHYNPLGSVHGGYAATLLDSCMGCAIHTQLKKGQGYTTLDLRISYVRALTGASGPVRAEGKIVHLGRSTALAEGRIYDVDGRLYATGSTTCMILEARG, encoded by the coding sequence ATGCAAAGCCCCAACCGAGAAGCCACCCTCGCTCAATGGATTGCCCAGGAAGACGCCATGCGCGCACGGCTGGCCGGCCCGGGCAGTCTGTCGATGGCCGAGGTCAGCGCGCTGTCGCCCAGCGAATTCTTCGACGGCATCGGTAACGGTGAACTGCCCTCGCCGCCCATTGGCACGCTGATGGATTTCATCCCCATCGAATGGTCGGCCGGGCTGTTCGTCTTTCAGGGCACACCGGATTCGCGGCATTACAACCCGCTGGGCAGTGTGCATGGCGGCTATGCGGCGACCTTGCTGGATTCGTGCATGGGGTGCGCCATTCACACGCAGCTGAAAAAAGGCCAGGGGTATACGACGCTGGATCTGCGCATCAGTTATGTTCGTGCGTTGACCGGCGCCAGTGGACCGGTGCGGGCCGAGGGCAAGATTGTCCATCTGGGACGCTCGACGGCGCTGGCCGAGGGGCGGATTTATGATGTGGATGGCCGGTTGTATGCGACGGGGTCGACGACTTGCATGATTCTTGAGGCGCGGGGGTAA
- a CDS encoding mechanosensitive ion channel domain-containing protein produces MLSLLTNHPLICALILILIDLGLWRLISAGGSNWKLVVRLVIFALFSMLLFNEGLNPLEPAPWADNVPLHLAATGLQIGWWLFGARTLTVLIGAVMMQRVGHTGRLLQDLLGAVIFLIAIIAALAYVLDLPVKGVLATSGALAIIVGLALQSTLSDVFSGIVLNTTKPYQLDDWISIDGTEGRVTDIDWRATRLQTAQGSMAVIPNSLAAKAKIVNFSRPSDMFGVSISLQLSPHARPQTVIDALERAMEGCRYLLGKPAPSVSLKGSSATGVEYEISGFVVSMDQKRMVRNLLFDLAFRHLQASGVSLLSSVESNAPAGLSRPRALLESSAIFSTLRQEEKETFSQHMTLQTFRPGEVILPAGEVSDHLFIIESGVVSVALSRAGVKFESGRMGPGEVIGEGGILSDTALPADFTAKTACSLYRIEKDYLKPCLDARHDIGEAMKALLDFRLHKAQTLTQEAPKVVAKKGFLQWLRSRA; encoded by the coding sequence ATGCTGTCACTGCTCACCAATCACCCGTTGATCTGCGCGCTGATCCTGATCCTGATCGACCTGGGATTGTGGCGCCTGATCAGCGCCGGTGGCAGCAACTGGAAACTGGTGGTGCGGCTGGTGATTTTCGCGCTGTTCAGCATGCTGCTGTTCAACGAGGGCTTGAATCCGCTGGAGCCCGCGCCCTGGGCCGACAATGTGCCGCTGCACCTGGCGGCGACCGGTTTGCAGATTGGCTGGTGGCTGTTCGGTGCACGAACCCTGACGGTGCTGATCGGCGCGGTGATGATGCAGCGGGTCGGGCATACCGGGCGCTTGCTCCAGGATTTGCTCGGCGCGGTGATTTTCCTGATCGCGATCATCGCAGCGCTGGCCTACGTGCTCGATCTGCCGGTCAAAGGCGTGCTGGCCACCTCCGGTGCGTTGGCGATCATCGTCGGCCTGGCGTTGCAAAGCACCCTCAGCGATGTGTTCTCCGGGATCGTCCTCAACACCACCAAACCCTACCAACTGGATGACTGGATCTCCATCGACGGCACCGAAGGCCGGGTCACCGATATCGATTGGCGCGCCACGCGCCTGCAAACCGCCCAGGGCAGCATGGCGGTGATTCCCAACTCGCTGGCGGCGAAAGCCAAGATCGTCAACTTCAGCCGACCGAGCGACATGTTCGGCGTGTCGATCAGCCTTCAACTCAGCCCGCACGCACGGCCGCAGACGGTGATCGATGCGCTGGAACGGGCGATGGAAGGTTGCCGTTATCTGCTCGGCAAACCGGCGCCGAGCGTTTCACTGAAAGGTTCAAGTGCCACCGGCGTGGAATACGAAATCAGTGGCTTCGTGGTCTCGATGGATCAGAAACGCATGGTGCGCAATCTGCTGTTCGACCTCGCGTTCCGGCACTTGCAGGCGTCGGGCGTGAGCCTGTTGTCCAGCGTCGAATCGAATGCTCCGGCGGGTCTGTCACGTCCGCGGGCGTTGCTGGAAAGCTCGGCGATTTTCTCGACCCTGCGCCAGGAAGAGAAAGAAACCTTCAGCCAGCACATGACCCTGCAAACCTTCCGTCCCGGGGAAGTGATCCTGCCGGCGGGGGAGGTCAGCGATCATTTGTTCATCATCGAATCCGGCGTGGTGTCGGTGGCGCTGAGCCGCGCCGGGGTCAAGTTCGAATCCGGCCGCATGGGGCCGGGTGAGGTGATCGGCGAGGGTGGGATCCTGTCGGACACCGCGCTGCCGGCGGACTTCACCGCCAAGACGGCCTGCAGCTTGTACCGGATCGAGAAGGACTACCTCAAACCGTGCCTGGATGCGCGGCATGACATCGGTGAAGCGATGAAGGCGCTGCTGGATTTCCGCTTGCACAAGGCGCAGACGTTGACCCAGGAAGCGCCGAAGGTGGTGGCGAAGAAGGGATTTTTGCAGTGGCTGCGGAGTCGGGCCTAA